One part of the Sphingobacterium sp. LZ7M1 genome encodes these proteins:
- a CDS encoding DUF3078 domain-containing protein — MNIKLYLLPVFIFIFGISMIQAQDLRDLRVKPDSSISPETDGKALGIKNINVPIPKLDLQVNYWKHWTRLGVNFNQAAFSENWKLGGLNSFAIGGILWHKSEFNRNNFNFVSEVDLKYGKVKNEGQLAKPNNDRIFWDNKLAYKLTKSWAVYLSLTYETQFDNAFHYAMQDGEEVITGLKSSFMAPGYFTESFGLEYKPDDTFSLRFGTGTARQTLILDNRLKPYNAYDYYQKHGRYFDPKDVTKGTGPMFGVAEGKNFNNELAFQLTANLDRNLTKNLHLKSRYNLFADYEDITDPTHRLDATLTAKVTSLINVALGGVILYDSALDSKVQWNQMLSMGVMLNLPK; from the coding sequence ATGAATATAAAACTTTACCTATTACCTGTTTTCATTTTTATTTTCGGAATCAGTATGATTCAAGCACAGGATTTGCGCGATCTGCGTGTAAAGCCGGACAGCAGCATTTCGCCGGAAACGGATGGGAAAGCGCTAGGTATCAAAAATATCAATGTGCCGATCCCTAAGTTGGACCTACAGGTCAATTACTGGAAACATTGGACAAGGCTAGGGGTTAACTTTAACCAAGCGGCCTTTTCTGAAAACTGGAAACTGGGTGGTTTGAATTCATTTGCCATCGGTGGTATCCTTTGGCATAAATCGGAGTTCAACAGGAACAATTTCAACTTTGTTTCCGAGGTGGACCTGAAGTATGGTAAGGTAAAGAATGAGGGACAGTTGGCCAAGCCAAACAATGACCGTATTTTCTGGGATAATAAGTTGGCGTATAAGTTGACCAAATCATGGGCGGTCTATTTATCCCTAACCTATGAAACCCAATTTGATAATGCCTTCCATTATGCGATGCAAGATGGTGAAGAGGTCATTACCGGTTTGAAATCATCATTTATGGCACCTGGATATTTTACGGAATCATTCGGTTTGGAGTATAAGCCAGATGATACATTCTCATTGCGTTTCGGTACAGGTACGGCTAGACAGACCTTAATCTTGGATAACCGCTTGAAGCCTTATAATGCCTATGATTATTATCAGAAACATGGGAGATACTTCGACCCTAAAGACGTGACCAAAGGAACCGGACCAATGTTTGGGGTTGCCGAAGGAAAGAACTTTAACAATGAACTGGCTTTCCAGTTAACCGCAAACCTAGATAGGAACCTGACAAAAAACTTGCATTTAAAATCGCGTTACAACCTATTTGCAGACTACGAAGACATTACCGATCCAACCCATCGTTTGGACGCAACCTTAACGGCTAAAGTGACCTCATTGATCAATGTGGCATTGGGTGGTGTTATTTTGTATGATTCTGCATTGGACAGCAAGGTTCAGTGGAACCAGATGCTTTCCATGGGGGTAATGCTTAATTTACCAAAATAA
- a CDS encoding N-acetylmuramoyl-L-alanine amidase: protein MIKISVRLIAALCGVMFLVGCSTAKKSKVLQSNTAVITPSVIVENSAPKLDTLNKPAEVIEQAKVAPTLSVNSELTPEQQAWNMFLQGTSKQYDFANAIHFDVRKPSFVMIHHTSQANLAQTIRTFQLAHTKVSSHYVIGRDGRVVQMLNDYLRGWHAGRGKWGSITDMNSVSIGIELDNNGSEPFPDAQINSLLVLLDTLKTKYSIPQKNFIGHADFAPGRKDDPNVFFPWQLLAERGFGIWYNPNYLMAPPSNFNPIDALKLMGYDLTNQDAAIKSFKRKFVKSDLSPILNDRDRAILYDLYRKYY from the coding sequence ATGATTAAAATTTCAGTGAGACTGATTGCTGCGTTGTGTGGGGTAATGTTCTTGGTTGGTTGTTCTACGGCCAAGAAGTCGAAGGTTTTGCAATCAAATACAGCTGTAATTACTCCTTCTGTAATCGTTGAGAATTCTGCGCCGAAGCTGGATACCCTGAACAAGCCTGCAGAGGTCATTGAACAGGCAAAAGTAGCGCCTACGCTTTCGGTTAATTCGGAATTGACACCGGAGCAGCAAGCTTGGAACATGTTTTTGCAAGGGACCAGCAAACAGTATGACTTTGCAAACGCCATCCATTTTGATGTCCGGAAACCATCCTTTGTGATGATCCACCATACCTCCCAAGCCAATCTGGCCCAAACGATCCGTACCTTTCAGTTGGCACATACCAAGGTCAGTAGCCATTATGTGATCGGTCGTGATGGTCGCGTGGTGCAGATGTTGAATGATTATTTGCGGGGTTGGCATGCCGGAAGAGGCAAGTGGGGAAGCATTACGGACATGAATTCGGTGTCCATTGGGATTGAACTTGACAACAATGGCTCTGAACCTTTTCCAGACGCCCAAATAAACTCCCTGCTGGTCTTATTGGATACCCTGAAGACCAAGTACAGTATTCCTCAAAAAAACTTCATAGGACACGCTGATTTCGCGCCAGGAAGAAAAGATGACCCCAATGTATTCTTCCCGTGGCAGCTTTTGGCCGAACGAGGATTTGGAATTTGGTACAATCCTAATTATTTAATGGCTCCTCCGTCAAACTTTAATCCCATCGATGCCCTTAAGCTCATGGGTTATGACCTGACCAACCAAGATGCCGCCATTAAGTCCTTTAAACGAAAGTTCGTGAAATCTGATCTTTCACCTATCTTGAATGATCGGGACCGAGCGATCTTATATGATCTCTACCGAAAGTATTATTAG
- a CDS encoding carboxypeptidase-like regulatory domain-containing protein encodes MKILVRIFILCFMLSPALLYAQQSLEGIVYDKESKRRLGEVQIRNLNTQKYIYNDARGEFKTPVHAGDVLVFKKMGYFSDTVVVNNQSALIINLKENVANIETVTVIGRKNPDDVLNEIKRDYGKAFELAKPGDLFSVGMTGAGLNINSLYGMISKEGKDARRFTQFIGKLHEENIIDFNFTPELVHSLVGLEGDDLKAFMQLFRPTYEFVSTANYYQMVKYIKSKYEVFKLHPNLRPLRELPDIQLDVKKEN; translated from the coding sequence GTGAAAATTCTTGTCCGTATCTTTATTTTATGCTTTATGCTTTCTCCGGCTTTGCTCTATGCACAACAAAGTCTGGAGGGAATCGTATATGACAAGGAAAGCAAGCGAAGGCTCGGGGAAGTGCAAATTAGAAACCTAAACACACAGAAATACATTTATAATGATGCAAGAGGCGAGTTTAAGACGCCTGTACATGCTGGGGATGTCTTGGTCTTTAAGAAGATGGGTTACTTTAGCGATACGGTGGTTGTCAATAACCAGAGTGCGCTGATCATCAATTTGAAGGAGAATGTAGCCAATATTGAAACCGTTACGGTCATTGGTCGCAAGAACCCGGATGATGTTTTAAATGAGATAAAAAGAGATTATGGCAAGGCTTTTGAGTTAGCTAAGCCTGGCGATTTGTTTTCGGTGGGAATGACAGGAGCAGGATTGAATATTAATTCGCTCTATGGCATGATCAGCAAGGAGGGGAAGGACGCGAGGAGATTTACCCAGTTTATCGGGAAGCTCCATGAAGAAAACATTATAGACTTTAATTTTACACCGGAATTAGTACATAGTCTGGTGGGGTTGGAAGGTGATGACCTGAAGGCATTTATGCAGTTATTTAGGCCTACATACGAGTTTGTGTCTACCGCCAACTATTATCAGATGGTAAAATATATAAAAAGTAAATATGAAGTGTTCAAACTACACCCAAATTTACGACCTTTGCGAGAATTGCCAGATATTCAATTAGACGTAAAAAAAGAAAATTAA